The Toxorhynchites rutilus septentrionalis strain SRP chromosome 1, ASM2978413v1, whole genome shotgun sequence genome contains the following window.
AGCGCAAAGTTTTGAACGATCAGTTGCAGGCAGAACTAAGGAAAATCCCAAACCGAACCCACCCGGAAGTGCTAGGGTATGGGGACAAACCTAGGCTTGTTCGAAATTACGGCGAAAAGCCAACgttcgatggttcgaaaatatTTGAGTTCGCCGAGATGGCGAAAAAGATGAACATTTTCCGGATGGAAAAACTTGCCAACTTTACCGGTCATAAATCGTACTATTTGACCGGAGAACTGGCAGAACTGGTACTTTCCCTTTGTTTGTATACAATCAATGATATGTATTGAAATTAAATACTACTTCCAGGAACAAGCCCTCATCCGGTACACCATCACGAAGCTCCTGGCAAACAACTTCAAGCTCATCACCGTTCCGGACATTCTGCCAGCGCGAATAATTGAAAGTTGTGGCATGAGCACACACGGCGAACGAAACCAGGTGTACAAGCTGAACTGCTCTCCCCAGCAGGAAACCCTCTGCCTTTCGGGCACCTCGGAAATGGCTCTCGCCGGATACTTTGCGGGGGCCCAAATCAACGAGGCAGACCTCCCACTGAAGCTAACGGCCGTAAGCCGTTGCTTCCGAGCGGAGACATCCGCTCTGCAAGAAGAGAAGGGAATCTACAGAGTGCATCAGTTCACCAAGGTGGAAATGTTCTCCGTCTGTCGACCAGATCAGTCCGAGGGTGTACTGGAAGAGTTTCGAGACATCGAGGTGGGTTTGTTC
Protein-coding sequences here:
- the LOC129771102 gene encoding serine--tRNA ligase, mitochondrial; translation: MFAIKTGFLGIGLICHKPTLSTCARAIHHKFNLGQPNYDTDYLLNRANVDAIQYNIEHRKGVGNIQLVHELSDRLGALIASDVNKRKVLNDQLQAELRKIPNRTHPEVLGYGDKPRLVRNYGEKPTFDGSKIFEFAEMAKKMNIFRMEKLANFTGHKSYYLTGELAELEQALIRYTITKLLANNFKLITVPDILPARIIESCGMSTHGERNQVYKLNCSPQQETLCLSGTSEMALAGYFAGAQINEADLPLKLTAVSRCFRAETSALQEEKGIYRVHQFTKVEMFSVCRPDQSEGVLEEFRDIEVGLFDAFGFHFQLLDMPACELGASAYRKYDIEAWLPGREMYGEISSCSDCTDYQARRLGIRYRSKVDDQLHYAHTVNGTACAIPRMLIALLENFQNKDLTVTIPQPLRRFMRGKDTIRRKKQLPELKLTKRLAQEEIC